The following are encoded in a window of Struthio camelus isolate bStrCam1 chromosome Z, bStrCam1.hap1, whole genome shotgun sequence genomic DNA:
- the LOC104152303 gene encoding THAP domain-containing protein 1 produces the protein MVQSCSAYRCRNRYDKEKPISFHKFPLTRPDLCKKWEAAVKRKNFKPTKYSSICSEHFTPDCFKRECNNKLLKENAVPTIFCYTEPSEKPEEFAEQPEDPLPPPPPPPPPPPPPPAAAAAAPVLPPSPSTPSFHLSQIDARFVDPSIGLLMPPLQTPSNLAVFCDHNYTVEDTVHQRKRIQQLEEQVEKLRKKLKTAQQRCRRQERQIEKLREIVQFQKEKDILAGKGYVILPNDYFEVVEVPA, from the exons ATGGTGCAGTCGTGTTCCGCCTACCGCTGCCGGAACCGATACGACAAAGAGAAGCCCATCTCCTTCCACAA GTTTCCTCTTACAAGACCTGACCTTTGCAAGAAATGGGAAGCagctgttaaaaggaaaaacttcaAGCCAACCAAGTATAGCAGTATTTGTTCAGAACACTTTACTCCCGATTGCTTTAAAAGAGAATGCAACAACaagcttctgaaagaaaatgctGTGCCCACAATATTTTGTTATACTGAACCCAGTGAAAAG ccTGAAGAATTTGCAGAACAACCAGAAGATCCACTACcacctcctccgccgccgccaccgccgccgccgcctccaccagcagcagcagcagcagctcctgtacTACCGCCATCTCCATCAACTCCTTCCTTTCATTTGTCTCAAATAGATGCAAGATTTGTAGATCCAAGTATTGGATTATTGATGCCTCCTCTCCAGACGCCTAGCAATCTTGCTGTTTTTTGTGATCACAACTATACCGTAGAGGATACGGTTCATCAGCGAAAAAGAATTCAGCAGCTGGAGGAACAAGTTGAAAAACTACGGAAGAAGCTCAAGACAGCGCAACAGCGATGCCGGCGTCAGGAAAGACAAATTGAAAAACTGCGAGAGATTGttcagtttcagaaagaaaaagacatattGGCAGGCAAAGGCTATGTTATTCTGCCCAATGACTATTTTGAAGTTGTGGAAGTACCTGCCTAA
- the LOC138064457 gene encoding transcription factor JunD-like, whose amino-acid sequence MSGGRSGRAAVKMEAPFYAEDGLELLPDFVPLPGFGPGAEAAAAAAAGQKLLLGAAKKRDLAAAAAASPPLPGPFALRPPGSARGSAAALRLLPAPAAAPPPPPPPPPPPPPGSAAGGAAGAGAARGGPEAALGSAAELPLLKLPPAADLEQLLIQGGSGLAPGSPGPAAAAAAAAAAAAAGTFLYRQPVTQEQEGFADGFVKALADLHKQNQLLAAPPLSPPGPCCPARPGPPAAAAADPPAVYTNLSSFNPGGPLSPSGSAFPAASAPPPPPGLSFGAAGLGSGRLPPAARALEEPQTVPDVPPAAGGEGGSSAPTPPSLSPLDAESQERLKAERKRLRNRIAASKCRRRKLERIARLEEKVKALKGQNAELAATANLLRAQVTQLQGRVRSHLSSGCHINAAGPAAPPREAPPEAAAAAAPETSAC is encoded by the coding sequence atgagcggcgggcggagcgggcgCGCGGCCGTGAAGATGGAGGCGCCGTTTTACGCCGAGGACGGGCTGGAGCTGCTGCCCGACTTCGTGCCGCTGccgggtttcggccccggcgccgaggcggcggcggcggcggcggcggggcagaaGCTGCTGCTCGGCGCCGCGAAGAAGCGAGacctggcggccgccgccgccgcctccccgccgctgccggggcccTTCGCCCTGCGgccgcccggcagcgcccgcggcagcgcggcggccctgCGCCTgctgccggctcccgccgccgccccgccgccgccgccgccgcctccaccgccgccgccgccgggctccgcagccgggggcgcggcgggcgccggggcggcccgcggcggcccggaggccgcgctgggctcggcggcgGAGCTGCCGCTGCTGAagctgccgccggccgccgacCTGGAGCAGCTGCTCATCCAGGGCGGCTCGGGCTTggcgcccggcagccccggcccggcggcggcggcggcggcagcggcggcggcggcggcggcggggacgttCCTCTACCGGCAGCCGGTGACGCAGGAGCAGGAAGGCTTCGCCGACGGCTTCGTGAAGGCCCTGGCCGACCTGCACAAGCAGAACCAGCTCCTGGCCGCTCCTCCGCTCTCGCCgccggggccctgctgccccgcgcgcccggggccgccggccgccgccgccgccgacccgcCGGCCGTCTACACCAACTTGAGCAGCTTCAACCCCGGCGGGCCGCTCAGCCCCTCGGGCAGCGCCttccccgccgcctccgcgccgccgccgccgccgggcctgagcttcggggcggcggggctgggcagcgggcggctgccgccggcggcgcgggccctgGAGGAGCCGCAGACTGTGCCCGACgtgccgccggcggcgggcggcgagggcgggAGCAGCGCGCCGACGCCGCCGTCGCTGTCGCCGCTGGACGCCGAGAGCCAGGAGCGGCTGAAGGCGGAGCGGAAGCGGCTGCGGAACCGCATCGCGGCCTCCAAGTGCCGGCGGCGCAAGCTGGAGCGCATCGCCCGCCTGGAGGAGAAGGTGAAGGCGCTCAAAGGGCAGAACGCCGAGCTGGCCGCCACCGCCAACCTGCTCCGCGCCCAGGTCACGCAGCTCCAGGGACGCGTCCGCAGCCACCTCTCCTCCGGCTGCCACATCaacgccgccggccccgccgcgccgccccgcgagGCGCcgcccgaggccgccgccgccgccgcgccggagaCCAGCGCCTGCTGA